The following coding sequences lie in one bacterium genomic window:
- a CDS encoding cytochrome c — translation MKRLLACTLGFGLAVAAGLAAPAGAQTAAADPYDSLAADKAVFEKMCSICHGLDRPDAKKTDAAGWNAILDRMKKNGAALDDTSRPKIFAWLMAKSTFETTCSQCHGTDRPLGKNMSRAAWTATVQRMAAKKPGHISDADAATIAAYLAIVRPAP, via the coding sequence GTGAAGAGACTGTTAGCGTGCACGCTCGGGTTCGGACTGGCGGTGGCGGCTGGACTGGCGGCGCCGGCGGGGGCGCAGACGGCGGCCGCGGACCCCTACGACAGCCTCGCGGCAGACAAGGCGGTCTTCGAGAAGATGTGCAGCATCTGCCACGGCCTGGACCGGCCGGACGCCAAGAAGACGGATGCCGCGGGCTGGAACGCGATCCTCGACCGGATGAAGAAGAACGGCGCCGCGCTCGACGACACCTCCCGGCCGAAGATCTTCGCCTGGCTCATGGCCAAGTCGACGTTCGAGACGACCTGCTCGCAGTGCCACGGCACTGACCGGCCGCTGGGCAAGAACATGTCACGCGCCGCCTGGACGGCGACGGTCCAGCGGATGGCGGCGAAGAAGCCCGGCCACATCAGCGACGCCGACGCCGCGACCATCGCCGCATACCTCGCGATCGTCCGCCCGGCGCCGTAG